In the genome of Penaeus vannamei isolate JL-2024 chromosome 26, ASM4276789v1, whole genome shotgun sequence, one region contains:
- the LOC138866687 gene encoding uncharacterized protein, with amino-acid sequence MTGLIKLQIILKKAPLSHLACLDDRDQPFPSIVLVAVFCSISVYTELFLSIRLDLDTDHYHKKAFEKRVSVTTAASRVPRVPAPRINAGTGAVQPHSSAPRLLQQWKTGSGIMNRLILVTVAVVALAYVAAAGGSYGGGGRGGGGGGGFGGGGRGGGGGFGGHRFGGGGGGFGGSGGGFGGSGGGFGGGRGGGFGGGRGGGGYGGSGGRGGGGSVNRGVLIGAGKLSGGGGGFGGGGFGGGGFGGSGGFGGSGGFGGGSGGFGGSGFGGGVGGGRGSGSYGK; translated from the exons ATGACAGGTTTGATCAAATTACAAATAATCTTGAAGAAAGCTCCTCTGAGCCACCTCGCCTGCCTTGATGACCGTGACCAGCCTTTTCCTTCCATTGTTC TTGTGGCAGTGTTTTGTTCCATTTCTGTGTACACTGAACTGTTTTT ATCGATTAGACTTGACCTTGACACGGAT CATTACCATAAAAAAGCTTTCGAAAAACGTGTCAGCGTCACGACTGCTGCCTCAAGGGTGCCACGAGTGCCGGCGCCGCGTATAAATGCAGGGACAGGCGCCGTCCAACCACACTCGAGCGCTCCTCGTCTCCTGCAGCAGTGGAAGACGGGATCCGGCATCATGAATCGCCTTATA CTTGTGACCGTGGCTGTGGTGGCCTTGGCGTACGTGGCAGCAGCTGGTGGAAGTTATGGTGGAggcggtagaggaggtggaggcggaggtggattcggtggtggtggtagaggaggaggaggtggattcgGCGGACACAgatttggtggaggtggaggaggatttggaggcagcggaggtggattcggaggaagtggaggtggattcGGCGGCGGCCGAGGAGGTGGATTTGGCGGCGGCCGAGGCGGTGGTGGATATGGCGGAAGTGGAGGCCGAGGTGGAGGCGGAAGCGTAAACCGTGGAGTTCTGATCGGCGCCGGTAAGCTgtctggaggtggaggtggattcgGTGGCGGTGGATTCGGAGGCGGTGGATTCGGAGGCAGTGGTGGATTCGGAGGCAGCGGTGGATTCGGAGGCGGCAGCGGAGGTTTCGGCGGTAGCGGATTCGgcggaggtgtgggaggaggaagaggaagcggcagTTACGGAAAGTAA